The following proteins are encoded in a genomic region of Lytechinus variegatus isolate NC3 chromosome 7, Lvar_3.0, whole genome shotgun sequence:
- the LOC121419233 gene encoding sphingomyelinase C-like yields MNKAFSCSYYNRLKTKKYSKMTVFRKTLLITFSLIISTIIQSAADQDCQIQLEDTPSVWLGDEDDVTYCEAEPSQCSDFGLVFVCEDPSGGSLEPCANGTKVLCSVPDPIPLDDPTPSSEIRVVIYNIWELRYLYYQNGQRERTCRILHELFRLRQDIDVIVFNEAFMGGCFSKFNSTVEMSTLTIRDILVQHGFIYHTQTVGEVRELPKFENGGVFIASRWPIISEDETIYTEAIKTTADALSAKGAKYARVLKSVNGSSRYYNIFGTHLQASKGVNADRVRVSQATEMHDLVVKLALSPEEPVIYAGDLNTNYYDREPRSNTANILKALHALVPPIIGELNYTTDGLLNDARDGDSASYKDYVIYHEDYLHPLTASQEILRPRASEFFEVCIEAITPFPTYADSDRCRKTQNISDLADHFAVIGVYKFDNKAVTTESSEPSTTNVVTHEPTESGQTTKSDTTSSIMTTDSGVTSRLCVATFILSILSGLLF; encoded by the exons atgaaCAAGGCGTTTTCATGTTCATACTATAacagattgaaaacaaaaaaatattccaaaatgacgGTGTTCAGAAAGACTTTACTTATTACCTTCAGCTTGATCATTTCTACAATAATTCAGAGTGCAGCGG ATCAAGACTGTCAAATCCAACTGGAAGACACTCCATCGGTATGGCTTG GCGATGAAGATGACGTAACATACTGTGAGGCGGAACCATCTCAATGCTCTGATTTTGGTCTCGTTTTTGTCTGTGAAGACCCGTCCGGTGGTTCTCTTGAACCATGCGCTAATGGCACCAAAGTCCTGTGCTCTGTTCCAGATCCCATCCCTCTTGATGACCCAACACCGTCATCTGAAATCCGTGTGGTCATTTACAACATCTGGGAACTTCGATACCTCTATTATCAGAACGGGCAGCGAGAACGAACGTGTCGTATTCTTCATGAGCTCTTCCGTCTTCGTCAAGACATCGACGTGATTGTATTCAATGAGGCCTTTATGGGTGGGTGCTTCTCCAAGTTCAATTCTACAGTTGAGATGAGCACTCTAACTATTCGAGATATTCTGGTACAGCATGGATTCATCTACCATACCCAGACAGTTGGAGAAGTAAGGGAACTACCCAAGTTTGAGAACGGTGGTGTCTTTATTGCTTCTAGGTGGCCAATAATTTCCGAAGATGAGACAATTTACACGGAAGCGATTAAGACGACTGCAGATGCGTTGTCAGCAAAAGGCGCTAAATATGCTCGGGTTCTTAAGTCGGTAAACGGATCGAGTCGATATTACAACATCTTTGGGACCCATCTACAGGCATCAAAAGGAGTAAATGCTGACAGGGTTCGTGTAAGTCAGGCAACGGAGATGCACGATCTGGTCGTGAAATTGGCACTCTCACCAGAAGAGCCAGTAATCTATGCAGGGGATCTTAACACAAACTATTATGACAGGGAACCTAGGTCCAACACTGCCAACATCCTCAAGGCCCTTCATGCTTTGGTCCCACCGATCATTGGTGAACTCAATTACACCACGGACGGCTTACTCAATGATGCTAGAGACGGCGACAGTGCATCCTACAAGGATTATGTAATCTACCATGAAGACTACCTTCATCCATTAACAGCTTCTCAGGAAATCCTGCGTCCCAGGGCATCAGAGTTCTTTGAAGTCTGCATAGAGGCCATCACACCATTCCCTACCTATGCGGACTCTGATAGATGTCGAAAGACTCAAAATATTAGTGATCTTGCGGATCACTTTGCAGTAATTGGTGTCTACAAGTTTGATAACAAAGCGGTAACAACCGAATCAAGTGAACCCAGCACCACGAACGTCGTCACCCATGAACCTACAGAATCTGGTCAAACCACAAAATCAGATACAACCTCTTCCATAATGACTACAGATTCAGGTGTCACCAGCAGACTTTGCGTGGCTACTTTCATTTTATCGATACTCTCGGGCCTACTTTTCTAG
- the LOC121419235 gene encoding sphingomyelinase C 2-like, protein MGIVHHTLTLIAWSILFLTAFTNVKGNNCDVDDGQPTVWLGDEDDAYFCQARAEHCDHFGLDFVCEDPSGGSLRPCIIGTKVKCASPPAVPLTDPTPATTIRVLAYNVFELRYLYYQSGQRERTCRIPRKVFGMHPNIDVIVFNEVFMGGCFAPFNDTIETSTLTIRDILDQYGFIYHTDTVGVGEPFPKIENGATFIASRWPIVKNDSRVFDIAEPYSWMAKGVVYAMINKTVAGQSVMYHIFGTHMQAFRTPNADYVRVAQATIIHEFMLEQDIGDDEPVIYGGDLNARLNTTNGDDVVDALDATLPTIIGELNVTYDHENNDVFDENNDTNWWLDYVLYSRSHIQPDAATIQVVRPRMSTPLVVCSTAISPFPSYPNSDRCVEIKNITDLSDHYAVLGTLQYRIDFLTPTDFQITTDSGTGRLTSNNLVVSLTFIILITKLVIDC, encoded by the exons ATGGGAATTGTTCACCACACTTTGACATTAATTGCGTGGAGTATCCTATTTTTAACAGCATTTACCAACGTTAAGG GTAACAATTGCGATGTAGATGATGGACAACCTACGGTTTGGCTTG GTGACGAGGATGACGCATATTTCTGCCAGGCAAGAGCCGAGCATTGTGACCACTTCGGTCTTGATTTCGTTTGTGAGGATCCGAGTGGAGGATCACTTAGACCTTGTATCATTGGGACCAAAGTGAAGTGTGCATCACCACCTGCTGTACCCCTGACTGATCCCACTCCTGCCACCACTATTAGAGTTCTTGCATACAACGTCTTTGAGCTACGTTATCTCTATTATCAGAGTGGTCAAAGGGAACGTACATGTCGTATTCCAAGAAAAGTCTTCGGTATGCATCCAAATATAGATGTCATTGTGTTCAACGAAGTCTTCATGGGAGGTTGCTTTGCCCCTTTTAACGATACCATCGAAACAAGTACCCTAACCATACGTGATATTCTGGACCAATATGGATTTATCTATCACACAGATACCGTTGGTGTTGGAGAACCTTTCCCAAAAATTGAGAATGGAGCTACATTCATTGCATCAAGGTGGCCTATAGTCAAGAATGATTCTCGAGTTTTTGATATAGCCGAACCATATTCGTGGATGGCTAAGGGAGTTGTGTATGCCATGATCAATAAAACTGTTGCTGGACAGAGTGTTATGTACCATATCTTTGGGACTCATATGCAAGCTTTCCGAACCCCGAATGCAGACTATGTTCGTGTTGCGCAAGCTACAATCATCCATGAATTCATGCTGGAGCAAGACATCGGTGATGATGAACCTGTTATCTATGGAGGTGACCTGAATGCAAGACTGAACACAACCAACGGTGATGACGTCGTTGACGCTCTTGACGCCACACTTCCAACGATCATCGGTGAACTCAATGTCACATACGATCACGAGAACAATGATGTTTTTGACGAAAATAACGATACGAACTGGTGGTTGGACTATGTCTTGTATAGTCGATCCCACATTCAACCTGACGCTGCTACAATACAGGTCGTGAGACCTAGGATGTCTACTCCTTTAGTTGTCTGCTCGACGGCAATATCACCTTTCCCAAGCTATCCCAATTCTGACCGATGCGTTGAAATAAAGAACATTACAGACCTATCTGATCACTATGCAGTTCTTGGAACTCTTCAATACAGAATCGATTTCCTTACTCCAACAGACTTCCAAATAACGACTGATTCAGGGACTGGACGTCTTACCTCAAACAATTTGGTTGTATCTCTCACATTCATCATTTTAATCACAAAACTAGTAATTGACTGTTGA
- the LOC121419234 gene encoding sphingomyelinase C-like: protein MHLSALCFTATALIFIIQAKGSCDVDEVTPTVWLGDEEDINKCKADETSCGLFGLDFICQDPNGGEFEPCTEGTKVLCASPPPIPLAPPTPVSTFRVIAYNVWELRYLYYQNGQRERTCRIPREVVQMHPDVDVIVFNEAFMGGCFSEFNSTIGASILTFRDILTQYGFIYYTNTVGDPPQLPKLENGGVFIASRWPIIKEDYCIYNDSVMATADAISGKGAVYAKVEKTVDGTSMTYHILGTHLQATSRPTADFVRVSQAEEMHELMMKQNIPDDEPVIYAGDLNARNGTRHGNNVMQALDAAIPNFIGDRIYTYDGPENDLLISNSTSWIDYAVFSKSHLQPSSSTLEVVRPRSQEPFDVCMLSLAVVPTYANSERCLLNRTVTDLADHYAVMGVFDFGSTTTLPPSSTLPPTIVTSQPVDLLTTDSGTDAMTTSIFLFLILPLWFAFVLSQ, encoded by the exons ATGCATCTATCAGCTCTCTGTTTCACAGCAACGgcattgatttttatcattcaGGCCAAAG GGTCGTGTGACGTAGATGAGGTGACACCAACTGTGTGGTTGG GTGATGAGGAAGATATCAACAAATGCAAAGCAGATGAGACGTCTTGTGGCCTGTTTGGTCTAGACTTCATCTGTCAGGATCCAAACGGTGGAGAGTTTGAACCATGTACAGAGGGAACCAAAGTCCTATGCGCTTCTCCACCACCCATCCCTCTCGCTCCTCCTACCCCAGTCTCAACATTCCGTGTCATAGCATACAACGTCTGGGAGCTGAGATACCTCTACTACCAGAATGGTCAACGGGAACGTACTTGTCGCATCCCTCGTGAGGTTGTTCAAATGCATCCTGATGTTGATGTGATTGTCTTCAACGAGGCATTTATGGGAGGGTGTTTCTCTGAGTTCAATTCTACCATTGGAGCCAGCATACTCACATTTCGAGATATTCTGACCCAGTATGGCTTCATCTACTACACTAATACTGTTGGTGATCCACCAcagttaccaaaactggaaaaTGGTGGTGTATTTATAGCCTCTCGTTGGCCTATCATCAAGGAAGATTACTGTATCTATAACGATTCAGTCATGGCAACGGCTGACGCAATATCTGGAAAAGGTGCCGTTTATGCTAAAGTTGAGAAAACTGTTGACGGTACTAGCATGACTTATCACATTCTGGGAACACATTTGCAAGCAACATCGCGGCCTACAGCAGATTTTGTCCGTGTCTCACAGGCAGAGGAAATGCATGAATTGATGATGAAACAGAATATTCCCGATGATGAGCCAGTCATCTACGCAGGGGATCTAAATGCCCGAAATGGAACGCGGCATGGTAATAATGTTATGCAAGCGCTTGATGCAGCCATTCCAAACTTTATCGGAGATCGAATTTACACTTATGATGGACCTGAAAACGACCTCCTAATTTCAAACAGCACATCTTGGATCGACTATGCCGTCTTCAGTAAATCTCACCTTCAACCAAGCAGCTCTACCCTAGAAGTGGTTCGACCAAGGTCTCAAGAACCGTTTGATGTATGCATGTTATCATTAGCAGTAGTACCAACTTATGCCAACTCTGAGAGGTGTCTCCTCAACAGGACGGTTACAGATCTAGCAGACCACTACGCTGTTATGGGTGTTTTTGATTTTGGTAGCACTACAACATTACCTCCAAGTTCGACGTTACCTCCTACGATTGTGACTTCACAGCCTGTAGACCTGCTAACAACCGATTCTGGTACCGATGCTATGACAACCagcatatttctttttcttatccTTCCTTTGTGGTTTGCCTTTGTCTTGAGCCAATAA
- the LOC121419236 gene encoding sphingomyelinase C 2-like, translating to MGLDERFQLMATLNILFLVALTAATGQTQNCDVDERQPTVWLGDEDDANFCDASAEHCDHFGLDFVCEDPSGGSLRPCIVGTKVKCASPPAVPLTDPTPATTIRVLVYNVFELRYLYWQSGQRERTCRIPHKFFSMHPDIDVIVFNEVFMGGCFAPFNDTIETSTLTMRDIMDQYGFIYYTDTVGIGEPFPKVENGGAFVASRWPIVKTDSRVFDVSEPYSWMAKGVVYTMINKTVAGQSVMYHIFGTHMQAFRTPNADDVRVAQATIIHEFMLEQGIGDDEPVIYGGDLNARLNTTNGDDVVDALDATLPTIIGELNVTYDHENNDVFDENNDTNWWLDYVLYSRSHIQPEAATIQVVRPRMSTPLEICSTAISPIPSYPNSQFCIERKNITDLSDHYAVLGTFHYNMESPPSTATEYPHTTDSSVVCCIPNILVVLAIVMGLVLK from the exons ATGGGACTAGATGAACGATTTCAACTTATGGCCACATTGAATATTTTATTCCTTGTAGCTTTGACAGCTGCTACAG GTCAGACTCAAAATTGTGATGTTGATGAGAGACAGCCAACGGTATGGTTGG gtgatgaagatgatgcaaACTTCTGTGATGCCAGTGCCGAGCATTGTGACCACTTCGGTCTTGATTTTGTTTGTGAGGATCCGAGTGGAGGATCACTTAGACCTTGTATCGTTGGGACCAAAGTGAAGTGTGCATCACCACCTGCTGTGCCCCTGACTGATCCCACTCCTGCCACCACTATTAGAGTTCTTGTATACAACGTCTTTGAGCTACGTTATCTCTATTGGCAAAGTGGCCAACGAGAAAGAACATGCCGTATTCCACATAAGTTTTTCAGTATGCATCCAGATATTGATGTCATCGTTTTCAACGAAGTCTTCATGGGAGGTTGCTTTGCCCCCTTCAACGATACCATTGAAACAAGTACCCTTACCATGCGTGACATCATGGACCAATATGGGTTTATCTATTACACAGATACCGTTGGCATTGGTGAACCCTTCCCTAAAGTTGAGAATGGTGGAGCGTTCGTTGCTTCTAGGTGGCCCATTGTCAAGACTGATTCCCGGGTTTTCGACGTATCCGAACCATATTCGTGGATGGCTAAAGGAGTTGTGTACACCATGATCAATAAAACTGTTGCTGGACAGAGTGTTATGTACCATATCTTTGGGACTCATATGCAAGCTTTCCGAACCCCGAATGCAGACGATGTTCGTGTTGCTCAAGCTACAATCATCCATGAATTCATGCTGGAGCAAGGCATCGGTGATGATGAACCCGTTATTTATGGAGGTGACCTGAATGCCAGACTGAACACAACCAATGGTGATGACGTCGTTGACGCTCTTGACGCCACACTTCCCACAATCATCGGTGAACTCAATGTCACATACGATCACGAGAACAATGATGTTTTTGACGAAAATAACGATACGAACTGGTGGTTGGACTATGTCTTGTATAGTCGATCCCACATTCAACCTGAAGCTGCTACAATACAGGTCGTTAGGCCTCGAATGTCTACTCCTTTAGAGATTTGCTCGACGGCAATATCCCCGATTCCAAGCTACCCTAATTCTCAATTTTGCATTGAACGAAAGAATATTACAGACCTATCTGATCACTATGCTGTATTGGGTACTTTTCATTATAACATGGAATCCCCTCCATCAACTGCTACGGAATATCCGCATACGACTGATTCGAGTGTTGTTTGTTGCATTCCTAACATCTTGGTAGTACTTGCCATTGTGATGGGACTTGTTTTGAAATAG